From a single Candidatus Melainabacteria bacterium RIFOXYA2_FULL_32_9 genomic region:
- a CDS encoding cell division protein FtsW codes for MIITSPDNTLLVIIVILISFGMMAIFSAGAPEGSYLYNNPAYYFMKHFMYILIGLFCMTFFAKFDYKKLKNYVMPFSLVTIALIAATYIPGLGKESYGASRWLIGIPIQPSELAKIATILLVSSIMINAKTIFDRKLLLHLGLVGIMFILILKQPNLSVATIVAAIAGVLLLAGGISSLLLGGVAAAGAAFVLPHMHGYQTSRITGWLNPWADPQGTGYNLIQSWYAIGSGGIFGVGFGNSKQKLFWLPFRHTDFIFSVIAEELGLIGCLVLIGVFIAFIHRGLLIANRCTDSFGKLLALGITFAIGIQAFINIGVTVGVLPVTGVTLPLISYGGTSVVVTMIMLGVLLNISRKRIKRIQPEEAQYAV; via the coding sequence ACACTTCTTGTAATAATAGTAATTTTAATATCATTTGGAATGATGGCCATTTTCAGTGCAGGAGCACCGGAAGGGAGTTATTTATATAATAACCCTGCTTATTATTTCATGAAGCATTTTATGTATATACTGATTGGCTTATTTTGTATGACTTTCTTTGCAAAATTCGACTATAAAAAATTAAAAAACTATGTAATGCCATTTTCGCTTGTAACTATTGCTTTAATTGCAGCAACATATATTCCAGGATTGGGAAAAGAAAGTTATGGAGCTTCCAGATGGTTGATAGGTATTCCTATTCAGCCATCCGAACTTGCAAAAATAGCAACTATTTTACTGGTCTCTTCAATAATGATTAATGCTAAAACTATTTTTGACAGAAAGTTATTACTGCATCTTGGCTTAGTTGGCATTATGTTTATTTTAATTTTGAAACAACCTAACTTAAGCGTTGCAACAATAGTTGCTGCTATTGCAGGAGTTTTACTCTTAGCAGGTGGAATATCGTCATTATTATTAGGTGGGGTTGCTGCTGCAGGTGCTGCTTTTGTTTTACCTCATATGCATGGTTATCAGACAAGTAGAATAACTGGATGGTTAAATCCGTGGGCTGATCCTCAAGGCACAGGATATAATTTGATACAATCGTGGTATGCTATTGGTTCTGGAGGTATATTTGGAGTCGGATTTGGAAATTCCAAGCAAAAATTATTTTGGCTTCCATTCAGGCATACAGACTTTATTTTTTCTGTAATAGCAGAGGAACTTGGACTAATAGGCTGTTTGGTTTTGATAGGTGTATTTATTGCCTTTATTCATAGAGGTCTTTTAATTGCTAATAGATGTACAGACTCATTTGGTAAACTTTTGGCTCTTGGAATAACTTTTGCTATCGGAATTCAGGCATTTATTAATATCGGTGTTACCGTTGGTGTTTTACCTGTAACAGGGGTAACTCTTCCTTTAATTAGTTACGGCGGAACTTCTGTGGTAGTAACCATGATAATGCTCGGAGTTTTACTAAATATAT